Within the Corallococcus exiguus genome, the region AGCCGTCGTACTTCACCTCGTAGGAGTGCGTCTCGTCGTGCACTTCGTCGGACACCGCCAGCCGCGCAAGCATGGGCGGCCACACGCGCTCCAGCAGTTGCTCTGGCGTCTTCGGGGGACGCGCCGCCTTCGCGGACTTGCGCACGACCTTCTGGAGGCGCGCCGCGGGCTTCTTGTCGCGCAGCACGCCGGGCTTGCGAGGCCCTTGTGTCTCCACCTGGCCGCTCTTCACGGACTCGGGGCGCTCCAGGGTGACGTCGTAGCCAGCCTTGGCGTATGCGTCCTTCGCCTTGAAGAAGAGCCACTGCGCCTTGCCGCCGCGCGGTCGCGTGCGGATGAGGTGCCAGCGTCCCTTGAGCTTCGCGCCGTGCAGAAGGACCTCCAGGTGCCCGCGCTTCAGCTGCGCCTCGGCGTCGCCGGGAGGCACGACCTCGAAGGTGCCGGACTCCCAGAGCAGCGAATCACCGCCGCCGTACTGGTCGTCCGGGATGTGGCCCTCGAAGTCCGCGTAGGAGCGCGGGTGGTCCTCCGTCTGGACCGCGAGCCGCTTCACGGAGGGGTCATGGCTGGGGCCCTTGGGAATGGCCCAGCTCACCAGGACGCCGCCAATCTCCAGGCGCAGGTCGTAGTGCAGGCGCGTGGCGTCATGTTTGTGGATGACGAAGACGGGCGCGGACGTCCTCGGCGCCACCACGTCCGGGGACGGCTCGGGGGTGAGCTGGAAGTCGCGCTTCGTCTGGTAGCGCCGCAGCCGCTTCTGGGTCTCGGAGGTCTTCACCCTCCAACGCTCTGCACAGGAGGGCGGGCGCGCAATTCCTTACATGGCCTGGTGGGCGACCAGGAGGGCAGGCGCTCCATGCGGACCCGGGACCCGCTTTTCGGCCACACCCCCGAGTGAAACGCAGGCTGCCCGCCTGCCCTGGGTGCGGAGGAGGGATGGGTACCGGGGAGGGCCGTTGGTTCCGCGCGGAGGAGGCCCCACGTTGTTCGGGCCCAAGCATTCTCGGCACCCGGTTGGAGGAGGCACCCATGGCCAACAAGTCCGAAGTGGATCGCCTGCACAGCCTGGCCCAGCTCGATGCCGATGCGGTGGGCGCGTATGACGTGGCCATCGCCCGCATCGGGCCCGCCCTGGTGCGCGAGCGACTCAACAGCTTCCGCGCGGACCACCTGCGCCACGTGCAGGACCTCAACGCGCTCATCCAGCACTTCGGGGGCGGGCCGGTGACGCTGCGCCCGGACCTGAAGGGCTCCGCGATGAAGGGCCTGACGGCCATGACGGGGCTGATGGGGACGGAGGCCACGCTGTGGGCCATGTTGGGCAACGAGGAGCTGTTCGACCGGGCCTATGAGCTGGCGCTCCAGTTCGAGTGGTCCCCCGAAGTGAAGGCCCTCATCCGGCGCCACCGTGAGGACGAACGGCGCCACGGCACGTGGATCCGCGACGCGGTGCGCACCCGGCCCTGGGCGGACAGCCGATTGCCCTTCATGGACACCGCCGAAATGGGCGCCTGAAGCCGCTACCGCGCGTCGCGGCGAACTGGCATACGCTGCCGCGCGTGAGCGACATCACTGTCTACCAACCCGACTTCCTCTTCACGGAAGGGCGTTTCCACGAAGGCCGAGCGCTGGCGGTGGGCGCGGATGGCCGGGTCCTCGCCGCGGTGCCCGAAGGCGCGCGTGTGGAGCGGCTCGCGGGGCGGGCGCTGTTGCCGGGGCTCGTCAACGGCCACTCGCACGCGTTCCAGCGGCTCATCCGCGGGCGCACCGAATACGTGGCGTCCGCCGGAGGCCAGGACGACTTCTGGTCCTGGCGCGAGGCGATGTACCGCGCCGCGGAGGCGCTCACGCCGGACGAGATCCACATCGCCTCCCGGCAGGTGTTCCTGGAGATGGTGCTCGCGGGCATCACCACGGTGGGCGAGTTCCACTACCTGCACCACCAGCCGGACGGGACGCCCTACGCGGACCGCAACGCGCTGGCGCACGCGGTCATCCGCGCGGCCACGGACGTGGGGCTGCGCATCTGCCTGCTGCGGGTGGGCTACGGGCGCGCGGGCTTCAACGTGCAAGCGAACCCGCGCCAGCGCCGCTTCATCGACGCGGACGTGGACACGTTCCTGTCCACCACGGAGGCGCTGGCCCACGCGACACGCGGTGACGCGCGGGTGAACGTGGGGCTCGCGCCGCACAGCGTGCGCGCGGTGTCGCGGGACTGGCTGACGCAGGTGGCCCGCTCCGCGCCCGCCGGCATGCCCATCCACATGCACGTGGCGGAGCAGCCGAAGGAGATTGAGGCGTGCCTCGCGGAGCACGGCCGCCGTCCGGTGGAGCTGGTGTCGGACGTGGGCCTGCTGGGGCCGCGCTTCACGGCCGTGCACGGCGTGCACCTGACGGAGGACGAAGTGGCGCTGCTGGGCCGCGCGGAGGCCACGGTGTGCGCGTGCCCGTCCACGGAGCGCAACCTGGGCGACGGCATCGTGCCGGCGGACGCGCTGGTGAAGGCCGGGGCGCGCGTGAGCTTCGGCTCGGACAGCCAGACGGTGGTGGACCTGCTGGACGAGGCCCGGCAGCTGGAGCAGCACCTGCGGCTGGTGCGGCTGCGCCGCGCGGTGCTGGACCCGGGGACGGGGACGCTGGATGGACTGGCGGCGCGGCTCTTCGACATGGCCACGGCGCAGGGCGCGCGAAGCCTGGGGATGGGCACGGGCACGCTGTCGCCGGGGTCGCCCGCGGACTTCTTCACGGTGGACGTGCATCACCCGTCGCTGGTGGGCGCGAGCTCCGCGTCGCTCCTGCCGGGCGTCGTCTTCGGCGCGGCGGGAGGCGCGGTGCGCGAGGTGGCGGTGGCGGGGCGGCTCGTGGTCCGGGACGGCCGCCATCCGCTGACGGAGGAGAGTGGCAGGGCCTTCCAGCAGCTCGCCCGGCGCCTCTACCCGTAGGGGAGGGGACCCGGTTCGATATGGAGGGCGCCGTCGGCGCGTTGGGGGTGCGGGAGGATGTGGATGCGTTCAGGAATCTGGTTGTCGCTGGTGATGCTGATGGGACTGGTGGTGGGGGGCTGTGCCGGGCGGCAGGACCTGGAGACGCCGGACTACGAAGCCATCTACGACATGCCGCTGGAGGAGATGTGGCCGTCGGTCCGTGAGTACTTCACGGACGCGAATCTGCCCTACCGGGAGGACCGGGGCAGCCTGGTGCTGGAGACCGAGTGGAAGCAGGAGTTCGGCGGCTCGAAGATCGCGGGCTACTGGCACCGGTACATGGTCATCGGCAAGCGGGAGACGCCGACCAAGAGCAAGCTGTGGATCATCCGCATCACCAAGACGGTGAACAAGGCGCTGGCCCAGCCCGGCCGGCAGCTGGATTGGGGCGCTGGCCGCGGGCTCGGCGGACCTCCCGGTGATCGCGGTACGGGGGCCCCGGGGGATGCGTCCGCGAGCGAGGCGTATGGCATCTCCGTGGAGGACGATGCGGACCGGCTCGCCTTCCCGGTGGGAGAGAACGCCTTCTACGTGGACTCGGGACAGGGCACGCGAGACCTGACCATGGAGTGGCGGGTCTTCCGGGGCATCATGCCGAAGTTCGCGAAGCAGCAGGCGGTGCGCGCGGAGCAGCAGGTGGCGAAGGCGCCGGGCGCGAAGGACGCACCGGCCTTCACCGAGTGCGGCCAGTCCATCCTGGGCCTGAAGAAGCTGGCGCAGGAGGGCGGGGTGCTGCTGCTGGGTGAGCTGCACGGCACGCAGGAGGTGCCGCGTTTCATCGCGCAGTCCGTGTGCCAGCTCGTCACGGCGGGCATGCCGGTGACGGTGGGCCTGGAGCTGCCGGTGGAGAACGAGGAGCGAATCTCCACCTTCCTCCAGAGCCAGGGCGGCGAGGTGGACTGGCTCAAGCTGATGGAGGCCCCGTTCTGGCGCAGCCCGTATCCGGACGGCCGAGGCAGCGAAGCGGTGGCGAACATGCTGGAGCAGCTGCGGCAGTTGCGAGCGCAGGGCCTGGACGTGGCGGTGTTCGTCTATGACCACCCGAAGCTGTCCGGCCAGCAGCGTGAGGATGCGCTGACGAAGACGGTGCTGGCACAGGTGAAGGCGACCCCCAAGCGCTTCCACCTGGTGGTGAGTGGCAACGTCCATCCGCGCACGGCGAAGGGCCTGCCCTGGGACAAGCAGTACAAGCCCATGGGCTACCTGCTGAAGGACCAGGTCGAGGACGTCACCGCACTCGACATGGCCTACGACAGCGGCACGGCGTGGATCTGCGCGGCGGATGCGCAGGGACGCAAGCTGGACTGCGGTGTGAAGGAAGCGAAGGGGAAGGACAACGGCGACCGCTTCTTCGTGCACCGGTGGAACTCGGCCAACAAGGAGGGCTACCACGGGGTCTTCTACGTGGGCCACGTGACGGCCTCCGAGCCCGCCATCAACAAGGGCCTGGGGAATCCGGACGCGGCGCCCGCGTCCGCTCCGTAACCCGCACCAGAGGCGGAAGCACAGGGGCCGTGCGAGTCACCGGAGCCGGTGGCCCGCGCGGCCTCTGGCTTTTCACGGGCCCCGATATGTCCGCTGCTCCCACGTCGTTATTCAGTGCATCGCGGAACGAGAGGGGACACTGCGGATGCGCTCGACGGTGAAAGTGGGATGGCTGGCGTTGCTCCTGGCGGTGGGTTGCGCGGGGCGGCAGGACCTGGAGACGCCGGACTACGAAGCCATCTACGACATGCCACTGGAGGAGATGTGGCCGTCGGTGCGTGAGTACTTCAAGGACGCGAACCTGCCCTACCGGGAGGACCGGGGCAGCCTGGTGCTGGAGACCGAGTGGAAGCAGGAGTTCGGCGGCTCGAAGATCGCGGGCTACTGGCACCGCTACATGGTCATCGGCAAGAGGGAGACGCCGACCAAGAGCAAGCTGTGGATCACCCGCATTACCAAGTCGGTGAACAAGACGCTGTCGCAGCCCGGCAAGGAGCTCGATTGGAGCATGTCCCGGATGGTTTTCAGGGGCGGTGATCCGCTTGTCCTGAGCGTGGAAGACGATGAGGACCGGCTGGCCTTCCCGGTGGGAGAGAATGCCTTCTACATGGAGTCGGGGCAGGGCACGCGTGACCTGACCATGGAGTGGCGGGTCTTCCGGGGCGTCATGCCGAAGCTCGCGAAGCAGCAGCCGACGAAGACGGAGCAGCCCGCAGCGAAGGCCGCGTCGACGTTCACCGAGTGCGGCCAGTCCATCCTGGGCCTGAAGAAGCTGGCGAAGGTGGGTGGGGTGATGCTGCTGGGCGAGCTGCACGGCACGCAGGAGGTGCCGCGCTTCATCGCGCAGTCCGTGTGTCAGCTCGTCACGTCCGGGATGCCGGTGACGGTGGGCCTGGAGCTGCCGGTGGAGAACGAGGACCGCATCTCCGCGTTCCTCCAGAGCCAGGGCGGTGACGTGGACTGGCTCAAGCTGATGGAAGCCCCGTTCTGGCGCAGCCCGTATCCGGACGGCCGAGGCAGCGAAGCGGTGGCGAACATGCTGGAGCAGCTGCGGCAGTTGCGAGCGCAGGGCCTGGATGTGGCGGTGTTCGTCTATGACCACCCGAAGCTCTCCGGCCAGCAGCGTGAGGATGCGTTGACGAAGACGGTGCTGGCGCGAGTGAAGGCAAAGCCGGAGCGCTTCCACCTGGTGATGAGCGGCAACATCCATCCGCGCACGGCGAAGGGCCTGCCCTGGGACAAGCAGTACAAGCCCATGGGCTACCTGCTGAAGGACCAGGTCGAGGACGTCACCGCACTCGACATGGCCTACGACAGCGGCACGGCATGGATCTGCGCGGCGAACAAGCAAACCAGCAAGCTGGACTGCGGTGTGAAGGAAGCGAAGGGGAAGGACAACGGCGACCGCTTCTTCATGCACACGTGGAGCTCAACCAACAAGGAGGGCTACCACGGAGTCTTCTACGTGGGCCACGTGACGGCGTCCGAACCCGCCATCAACAAGGGCCTGGGGAACCCGGACGCGGCGCCCGCGCCGTCGCCCGCGTCGGGTCTGTAACCGTACCGCATCGGAGGTCGCGATGGAGGCACTGCGAATGCGCTCGCTGCTGAACGTGGGATGTCTGGCGTTGTTGTTGTCAGTGGGCTGTGCCGCACGGCCC harbors:
- the hutF gene encoding formimidoylglutamate deiminase, with amino-acid sequence MSDITVYQPDFLFTEGRFHEGRALAVGADGRVLAAVPEGARVERLAGRALLPGLVNGHSHAFQRLIRGRTEYVASAGGQDDFWSWREAMYRAAEALTPDEIHIASRQVFLEMVLAGITTVGEFHYLHHQPDGTPYADRNALAHAVIRAATDVGLRICLLRVGYGRAGFNVQANPRQRRFIDADVDTFLSTTEALAHATRGDARVNVGLAPHSVRAVSRDWLTQVARSAPAGMPIHMHVAEQPKEIEACLAEHGRRPVELVSDVGLLGPRFTAVHGVHLTEDEVALLGRAEATVCACPSTERNLGDGIVPADALVKAGARVSFGSDSQTVVDLLDEARQLEQHLRLVRLRRAVLDPGTGTLDGLAARLFDMATAQGARSLGMGTGTLSPGSPADFFTVDVHHPSLVGASSASLLPGVVFGAAGGAVREVAVAGRLVVRDGRHPLTEESGRAFQQLARRLYP
- a CDS encoding ferritin family protein; the protein is MANKSEVDRLHSLAQLDADAVGAYDVAIARIGPALVRERLNSFRADHLRHVQDLNALIQHFGGGPVTLRPDLKGSAMKGLTAMTGLMGTEATLWAMLGNEELFDRAYELALQFEWSPEVKALIRRHREDERRHGTWIRDAVRTRPWADSRLPFMDTAEMGA